The Longimicrobiaceae bacterium genome includes the window CGCCCGCCGCGCCGAAGCGCACAGGCAGCGACGCGGGCTCCGTCGTCCAGCCCTGCGGCACGCGGAGTCGCAGCGTGCCCGCGACGCCGGCCTCCTCCGCGGCCAGGTGCAGGCGGTACCGTAGCGGCGCGGGCGCGGCGCCGGGCGCGGGGAGCGGAAGCACGCTCGCGGCAGGATCGACCGTCACGGAGACGGCGGGTACCACCAGCACGGGGCGCCGCAGCTCGCCCTGGCGCGGGTCCACCTCGCGGAACGTCGCGTCGCGCGTCAGCGGCAGTTCGGCGTTCGCGACGCGGACCGTGGCGGCGGCGCGGATGGCGGCGGGCTCGAACGGCCGTGCATCCACCGTCCAGTCCGCCGGCCACGCGTACAGGTCGCCCGTCTGCGGGCGGCGGAGGAAGTACGCCTCGGTCGGCTGGGCGCTCGCCGGAACGCGAACGCGGAAGCGGCGGGTGAGCAGCGCGCCGGGGGCGAGCGGAGCGGAGGGCAGCGAGTCCACCGGCTCGGCCGTCCAGCCGGCCGGGAGTGACGGCGCGAGGGCGGAGACCTGCACCGCCTGCGCGCCGCCGTTCCACAGCGTCACCTCCACGTTCACCGCCTGGCCCGGGACGACGTGCGCCCGGTCGGCCGTCGCGTCCAGCTCCAGCCGCGCCGCGTGGGCCAGCGCCGCACGCGCATCGTCCATCTCCGCCGCAATGCGGAAGCGCAGCTCGCGCACGGCGTCCGCCTGCGCGCCCGCAGTCTCCGGCGCCCGCGCCGCGTCGTCCGCCCGCGCGAGGAGCGCGAGGGCGCGGGAGAGGCCCGGCACGAGGAGGTCCGGTGCGAGCGGGTTCAGCCCGGATCGAAGCCGCGCGACCTCCGCATCGTAGTCCCGCAGCGCCCGCGTCACGCCCGCCGCCCCGATGCGTGCGGCCTGCATCGACAGCGTGCTGTCCGTGCCGGCGAACATCGTCGCCTCCTGTCCGGCGGCGGTGGGGACGATGCGCTTGAGGTAGCCCCAGCGCGGCCCGGCCGGCTCCGGCCCGCCCATGTCCTGCGAGCGGTGCCGGCTGCGGCTGGCCATGGCGAGCTGGAAGTACGAGCGGCCCAGCAGCGGGTCCAGCTCGCCGGTGGGCAGGCGCACGGTGGCGTCGTCGGCCGCGCGGGAGCGGAGGGACTGGTAGTAGCGCGGCGTGCGGTACGGCCGCAGACCGGCCGCGACCTGGTCCGGGAAGCGCGCCGGGTCCGCGGCTGCGTCGAAAGCCTCGCGCGCCAGGATCGCCGAGACCTGGTGCTGACCGTGCCCGTCCGCCGGCGTGCCGCTGAAGACGGCCACCACCACGTCCGGCCGGAAGAGGCGGATGACGCCGACTACGTCCGCCAGCACCTGCTCGCGCGGCCAGTGGCGGAACGCCTCGTCGGCGTTCTTGCTGAACCCGAAGTCGTACGCGCGCGAGAAGAGCTGCTGCGCGCCGTCCACCCGCCGCGCGGCCAGCAGCTCCTCGGTGCGCAGCAGGCCCAGCGCGGGCCCCAGCTCCGGGCCTACGCCGTTCTGCCCGCCCTCGCCGCGCGTGAGCGACAGGTACGCCACGT containing:
- a CDS encoding PIG-L family deacetylase codes for the protein MNIRRLSAIAGLAATVLAAAPAPAQAPMGAGEYEGAAGLGLALRRLSNTKRVLMIGAHPDDEDTPLLSALAIGQGDDVAYLSLTRGEGGQNGVGPELGPALGLLRTEELLAARRVDGAQQLFSRAYDFGFSKNADEAFRHWPREQVLADVVGVIRLFRPDVVVAVFSGTPADGHGQHQVSAILAREAFDAAADPARFPDQVAAGLRPYRTPRYYQSLRSRAADDATVRLPTGELDPLLGRSYFQLAMASRSRHRSQDMGGPEPAGPRWGYLKRIVPTAAGQEATMFAGTDSTLSMQAARIGAAGVTRALRDYDAEVARLRSGLNPLAPDLLVPGLSRALALLARADDAARAPETAGAQADAVRELRFRIAAEMDDARAALAHAARLELDATADRAHVVPGQAVNVEVTLWNGGAQAVQVSALAPSLPAGWTAEPVDSLPSAPLAPGALLTRRFRVRVPASAQPTEAYFLRRPQTGDLYAWPADWTVDARPFEPAAIRAAATVRVANAELPLTRDATFREVDPRQGELRRPVLVVPAVSVTVDPAASVLPLPAPGAAPAPLRYRLHLAAEEAGVAGTLRLRVPQGWTTEPASLPVRFGAAGERQEAEIAVRAPAGISAGDYPVTAVFETADGRRFERGLQLIDYPHVNTRPLYHAAASTVRAFDVKVPQGLRVAYVTGAGEAGPGVLAGLGIVPDLLDARALEGGDLSQYDVIVTGSRAYEVRPDLRAHNDRLLQYVRNGGTLIVQYYKFDQAGGTFTPFPMTFTRTADRVTDEASPVRLLAPEHPALSTPNRITPRDFEGWIQDRGLWFPHTFDPAYTPLLETQDPGEPPLQGGLLVAKLGRGTYVYTGLAFFRQLPEGVPGAYRLFANLLALGAKK